CTTGGTCAGCTGGGCTACAGCGCCCTTGCTTGCCGAGTAAGCCGGTATGTTTATTCCCCCCGCGTAGGATATCACTGAGGCGATGTTTATTATCGAGCCCTGAATTCTCCTTTCGATCATGCTTCTTGCAACGAGTTGAGTTGTCAGGAAAAGACTTCTTAGGTTTACGTTGATTACCTCGTCCCATTTTTCCAATGGATATTCTTCAGCTCGTTCTCTGTGAATTATACCCGCTGCGTTAACCAGTATGTCTATTTTTCCCATCTTCTCGAGAGAAAAATTAACGATTTTTCTTATGTCCCCCTCGTTTGCGAGATCTCCAGCTATTACATGGCACTTTCCACCTATCCATGCTATTTTTTTCTGAGTTTCATTGAGCTTTTCTGCGTTTCTTCCGGTGATTACGACCTCCGCTCCCGCTTCAGCAAGCCCCTCGGCGATAGCCCTTCCTATGCCTCTTGAAGCTCCCGTTATGAGCGCGCCTTTTCCATTGAGCGAGAATTTATCAAGGATTCCCATATCTTAGGCTCACCCCTTTCCCGTATTTTTCTCTCGATGGCAACTTTATGGGGAAGGCTTCTTAACCGCCTCATTATCACGGGGAGCGTTTCTCGGGAGAGCTTTCTTTTTTCCTTAGGAAAATCCCACAGGATTTTTCGAACTATAGCGCTTACTTCTATCTCATCCGCTTTTTTTTTAACGTTATTCTCGATTATTCCTTTAAGCTTCCTGATAAAGTCAACAAGCTCTTTCTCATCTATGTTTACTGTAAGCAGCGCTTCTCCGGTTATCCCGAACTGATTTATAGATAAAAGCTCCTCATACGGAACCGGTTCTCTTTTCATATCGGCGAGCTTAAGAAGCCTTTCTAATCGCAGTTTTCTTGAGAGAAAGTATAGATCTATGAGATCTTTCATTTCCGCCCTATCTTCAAACGCGATGATTTTATTTACGCCTATGTTGGCGAGGTTATCTATAAAGAAGCCTTCCTTTACCCTGATGGTTCTTCCCAGATGGTTAAATTCGGTAATTATCTCTACCTTTAAGCTCTCTATCCATAGCCTTGCGAAGGATGGAGACGCGTACTCCAGCTCTACCTTAAGCCCATTTTTTTCAAGGAGGAAAGCCATTCTTCTGGCTATGTTGCTTATCTTTTCCGGTAGCTTCGTGAAGAGATCTATGTCTTCTGAAAGCCTGTGATGAAAGTAGAACCTCGAGAGCGCGGTTCCTCCCGAGAGAAATGCAAGGGAGCCGTAATCCTCCGAGATCGCTCTAAGTATTTTATCCTGCAGGGGATAGATCCTCTCGTGAAAGAGCTTTCTTTCCTCCTCGCTTGCTATCTTGAGCTTTCCCGCTTTCATCGCTGTCTTCCTCCTTCCTTAAATCTATTATACTGCATTTATCGTGATATAATCATTAAAGATCTGAATGCCTTCTGCCGAATTTAAAAAGGGAAGGGGAGATAGCTAAATGCTTCGCAGGGACATTGGCATCGATCTCGGCACGGCGAGCGTTCTGGTTTATGTGAAAGGTGAGGGCATCGTTTTAAACGAGCCCTCCGTGGTCGCGATAGAGGCGTCTACTAAGAAGATTTTAGCGGTGGGAGAGGAAGCGCACAGAATGCTGGGGAGAACCCCCAGCAATATCGTGGCGATAAGGCCCTTGAAAGAGGGAGTTATAGCCGATTACGAGGTTACGGAGAGCATGCTGAGGCATTTCATTAAAAAAGCGTTGGGCAAGAAGCACTTTTTCTTCAGACCTCGCGTTATGATATGCATTCCCTCTGGGGCGACGGATGTTGAGAAAAGGGCGGTTCTCGAGGCTACGGTTCAGGTAGGCGCATCTGAAGCTTTCTTGATCGAGGAGCCAATGGCTGCGGCGATAGGCGCCGGCGTTAACGTGGCGGAACCGCGCGGGAACATGGTAGTCGATGTTGGAGGAGGAACCACGGATGTAGCGGTAATATCTCTCGGTGGAATAGTGGTGAGTAATTCTTTAAGAGTTGCGGGAAACAAGATGGACGAGGCGATAGTGAAATATGTGAGAGCGAAGTATAACCTGCTTATAGGGGATCAGACCGCGGAGGAGATAAAGAAGAGGATAGGTTCGGCGATGCCGATGGAGAAGAAGAGAATGGAGGTCAGGGGAAGGGATCTCGTTATGAGGCTTCCCAAGACCATAGAGATAACGACGGATGATGTGGTTGAGGCTATAAAGTCAGAGGTTGAGACGATAGTTATGGGGGTTCAAGGAGTTCTAGAGAAGACCCCGCCTGAGCTTGCCGCTGATATTATCGAGAGGGGAATAATTTTAACCGGTGGCGGAGCTCTCCTTGATGGATTGGACAGGTTGATCTCCGAAAGAACTGGCGTTCCCGTGATGGTTGCGGAAGATCCCTTAACCTGTGTGGTGAGAGGCACGGGCAAGGCTTTGGAGGAGCTCGATGCCTTAAAAGGTGGGGTAGTAAGAGGATCCTTAAGGAGGTAGAGAGCGCTTGATAAGGGGAATTTACACGGGCTGTAGCGGAATGCTCATACAGCTTGCAAGAACGAATGTTATAGCGAATAACCTTGCCAATGTTGATACGGTTGGGTTCAAGCGTGAGGAGACGGTATTCAGAGCCTATCCTGAGCACGAGATAGTAAGGGTTTATGATCAGACCCCTTCTTCCCTTTTTGAGCTTGCTCTTCCCTTCAGGCAGGCTCCCGTGATCGGAAAGCTCGGCACCGCCAGCGTTGTCGATGAGACCTTTATAGAAGGAACGGCGGGACCCCTTATAAATACGGGAAATCCCCTTGATCTTGCGCTAAGAGAGGAGGGGACATTCTTCGTTCTTCAGGACTCCAAGGGAAGGAGATACTATACTCGCGCAGGAAACTTCACTCTTAACTCGAACGGCGAGGTTATCTCCCAGAGCGGTTATAAGCTTTTGAGCGAGGGAGGTCCCATAGCGGTTCCTGAGGGAAGCGAGATAAGGTTTTCGGAAGACGGCAGGTTCTTTATAGATGGCGAGGAAGCGGGGAGGCTTCTTATAGTAAAGTTTAAAAAACCCGCTTATCTTAAGCGGATAGGTAAAAACCTCTATTTTGAGACGAGCGCGAGCGGAAAGCCAGTTCGGCAGGAGACGGTTATGCTCGCCGTTGGAATGCTTGAGGGAAGCAATGTCTCTCCGGTTAAGGAGATGGTTGAGCTTATAGAGGCTTACAGGGCATATGAGGCCAATCAGAGGATGATCACGACGCAGGATGACTCGCTTGGAAGAGCGATAACGACATTAACGAGAGTCGGTTAAAGGAAAGGGAGGGGGTGAGAGGGCTTTGATAAGGGCTCTCTGGTCTGCTTCAACGGGAATGATAGCCCAGCAGTTTAATCTCGATATGATCTCCAATAATCTGGCTAACGCCAATACCGTTGGTTTTAAGAAGGGGAGGGTGGACTTTGAGGATCTCTTCTATCAGACAGGTAGAGAAGCGGGCGTTCCCAACACTACGGGCGAGCAGCTCCCGACCGCTATACAGGTAGGTCTCGGGGTGAGGATCGCAGCAACCCCGAGGATGTTTTCTCAGGGACCGATGATTCAGACGGGAAATCCGCTCGACATAGCTATAGAGGGGGATGGCTTCTTTAAGATAACCATGCCTGATGGCTCTACCGCTTATACGAGAGACGGTAGCTTTAAGCTCGATAGCGAGGGAAATATAGTTACCTCGGACGGTTATAAGCTCGAGCCCGCCATAACGATACCGGAGGATACGGAGTCAATAGCGATAACCTCTGATGGGAATGTCGTGGTCAAGAGAGCTGGTTCTACGGAGCCCGAGGTTTTGGGACAGATAACCTTGGCGAGGTTTATAAACCCCGCGGGCTTGAAGGCTATAGGTAAGAATCTCTTCGTTGAGACGGCTGCCTCCGGCGCCCCCATAGAGGGGAATCCGGGAAGCGAGGGATTCGGCACCTTACAGCAGGGCTTTCTCGAGGCTTCCAACGTTCAGGTGGTTGAGGAGATGGTCAGAATGATAGTTGCTCAGAGAGCTTATGAGTTCGACTCGAGAGCCATTCAGACCGCTGACGATATGCTGAGAACCGCGAATGCCCTTAAGAGGTAGATTTAGCGATGCTTAAGAGAATCGCTCTTTCGCTGATCATCGTTCTGCTTTTTGTGAGCCCCGCCTTGGGGGCGAGAGCGGTAGTTGACATAGCGGGGTATAGCCTCGTTAAGGGAAGGGTTGTGCTTCTTGGAGATATAGCCAGGATAAGCGGAAGGGATGTTGCCCTCGTTGAATCTTTAAAGAGGGTTCCCATAGCTTCAGCGCCCCCGCAGGGTGAGGCAGAAGAGATAAATCTGCTTGAGATTAGAAACGCCCTTCTAAGGAGCGGTTTGAACCTTGAAGGGGTTCTCTTCAGGGTTCCCAAGAAGATAGTCGTTGCCTGTGCTTCCAAGGGAAGCCTGGACAGAGTTCTGGGCGAATACTTGATAGGCAGATTCGGAGAGAGCGTAAGCTGGCGGGTTTTTTCCACCCCTTCCCTTCCTCCCGACGCACGATTTAGAATAGTAACCCCGGGGGTCGTGCGTCGGGACAACTTTTATATAATTCCCATCGTTTATTACCTTGACGATG
This sequence is a window from Synergistota bacterium. Protein-coding genes within it:
- a CDS encoding SDR family oxidoreductase, with protein sequence MGILDKFSLNGKGALITGASRGIGRAIAEGLAEAGAEVVITGRNAEKLNETQKKIAWIGGKCHVIAGDLANEGDIRKIVNFSLEKMGKIDILVNAAGIIHRERAEEYPLEKWDEVINVNLRSLFLTTQLVARSMIERRIQGSIINIASVISYAGGINIPAYSASKGAVAQLTKELANEWGKYGIRVNAIAPGYIETDMTEALRKDPARSEKILSRIPLGRWGKPEDLKGIAVYLASEASSYATGNIFVVDGGWLWGV
- a CDS encoding nucleotidyl transferase AbiEii/AbiGii toxin family protein → MKAGKLKIASEEERKLFHERIYPLQDKILRAISEDYGSLAFLSGGTALSRFYFHHRLSEDIDLFTKLPEKISNIARRMAFLLEKNGLKVELEYASPSFARLWIESLKVEIITEFNHLGRTIRVKEGFFIDNLANIGVNKIIAFEDRAEMKDLIDLYFLSRKLRLERLLKLADMKREPVPYEELLSINQFGITGEALLTVNIDEKELVDFIRKLKGIIENNVKKKADEIEVSAIVRKILWDFPKEKRKLSRETLPVIMRRLRSLPHKVAIERKIRERGEPKIWESLINSRSMEKARS
- a CDS encoding rod shape-determining protein encodes the protein MLRRDIGIDLGTASVLVYVKGEGIVLNEPSVVAIEASTKKILAVGEEAHRMLGRTPSNIVAIRPLKEGVIADYEVTESMLRHFIKKALGKKHFFFRPRVMICIPSGATDVEKRAVLEATVQVGASEAFLIEEPMAAAIGAGVNVAEPRGNMVVDVGGGTTDVAVISLGGIVVSNSLRVAGNKMDEAIVKYVRAKYNLLIGDQTAEEIKKRIGSAMPMEKKRMEVRGRDLVMRLPKTIEITTDDVVEAIKSEVETIVMGVQGVLEKTPPELAADIIERGIILTGGGALLDGLDRLISERTGVPVMVAEDPLTCVVRGTGKALEELDALKGGVVRGSLRR
- a CDS encoding flagellar hook-basal body protein; this translates as MIRGIYTGCSGMLIQLARTNVIANNLANVDTVGFKREETVFRAYPEHEIVRVYDQTPSSLFELALPFRQAPVIGKLGTASVVDETFIEGTAGPLINTGNPLDLALREEGTFFVLQDSKGRRYYTRAGNFTLNSNGEVISQSGYKLLSEGGPIAVPEGSEIRFSEDGRFFIDGEEAGRLLIVKFKKPAYLKRIGKNLYFETSASGKPVRQETVMLAVGMLEGSNVSPVKEMVELIEAYRAYEANQRMITTQDDSLGRAITTLTRVG
- the flgG gene encoding flagellar basal-body rod protein FlgG, translated to MIRALWSASTGMIAQQFNLDMISNNLANANTVGFKKGRVDFEDLFYQTGREAGVPNTTGEQLPTAIQVGLGVRIAATPRMFSQGPMIQTGNPLDIAIEGDGFFKITMPDGSTAYTRDGSFKLDSEGNIVTSDGYKLEPAITIPEDTESIAITSDGNVVVKRAGSTEPEVLGQITLARFINPAGLKAIGKNLFVETAASGAPIEGNPGSEGFGTLQQGFLEASNVQVVEEMVRMIVAQRAYEFDSRAIQTADDMLRTANALKR
- the flgA gene encoding flagellar basal body P-ring formation protein FlgA, translating into MLKRIALSLIIVLLFVSPALGARAVVDIAGYSLVKGRVVLLGDIARISGRDVALVESLKRVPIASAPPQGEAEEINLLEIRNALLRSGLNLEGVLFRVPKKIVVACASKGSLDRVLGEYLIGRFGESVSWRVFSTPSLPPDARFRIVTPGVVRRDNFYIIPIVYYLDDGSVGRVDLKVKVSVRKSVVVALRDLAWHELINDGDVALIEKEVDPLLPACTSLSQVLGKRLKKPVRKGNVILKGFLESPPVVRRGSPVVIVARVGAVEVRAKGKACGNGSVGQEIVVLNVSTGRKIRAVVLGPGLVQAVVEGGILKCGK